GGCCGATCGTACGAGGAAATCGCCGCGGCGACCGGACTCAATCCCGGCACGCTGAAATCGCGTCTCAACCGCGGGCGGGGGCAGCTGCGCGAATGGCTCAAGGATATGCTATTGCCTTTGCTGCTTTTGGCGGCTGCCTGGATTGCGAAGAACCATGGATAAGCACCTCGACGTCGAAGCCTTAAGCGATTACGCGGAAGGCCTGTTGGACGGGCCCCGCCGCGCGGCCGCGGACGCGCACCTCGCGGGCTGCGCCGATTGCCGCCGCGGCCTTGCCGCCGCCCAGGCTTATTTCCGCGAGCTCGGAGGGCTCGAACCCGTGCCTGCGCCGGCCGATTTCCTGGCCAAGGTGCGCGCCCGCCTGCCGCAAAGCGCTTCCCCATGGAGACGCCTCTGGTCCGATCTTTCGGCGGCGATTCGGGTGGTTCCCACGCCCATCGCCGTCGGATTGATTTTGGGCGTTACGGCGATCACGGTTTACTTAAGGCATGGCGGGCCGGACCAAAACCGTTTGGTTCCGTTGTCCGCGACGAGTCGGGATGCCGCCCCCATGGCCGACCTTCCCAGGGCCCCTCAGGCCGCCCCGGCGCCGCTCCGTCCCCCCGCCCCCGTCGCTCGCAAAGTGCCGATGGACCTTTCCCGCCCGAACCAAACGCGCATCGGGGGAAGGAGAGAGCGATTTCCATCCGAGGAGGCCGCGCCGGCTCAGCCGCCGGCCTCGGAGCCAGCGCTTGTGGCCGCGCCCGGCCAAGGCGGCCAGGCCGCCAATGTTCCGGGAAATGTCCCCGCTCCGACCGAAGCGGCGGCTGACCGCATGCAGGCCGGGGCGGGGGAGGGAGTCGCGTCCACGCCTGAGCGCGGGAAAGCCACGTCCCCGCTTGCCGCCGCGAAAGCACAGCCGCGCCCCGCGGAAAAAAAGGCCGTTCGCGCCGATGACGAAGCCGCCGTTTCCCCTTTCGGATGTGCCTTGACCCTCAAATTTCCAGGG
This sequence is a window from Fibrobacterota bacterium. Protein-coding genes within it:
- a CDS encoding zf-HC2 domain-containing protein, encoding MDKHLDVEALSDYAEGLLDGPRRAAADAHLAGCADCRRGLAAAQAYFRELGGLEPVPAPADFLAKVRARLPQSASPWRRLWSDLSAAIRVVPTPIAVGLILGVTAITVYLRHGGPDQNRLVPLSATSRDAAPMADLPRAPQAAPAPLRPPAPVARKVPMDLSRPNQTRIGGRRERFPSEEAAPAQPPASEPALVAAPGQGGQAANVPGNVPAPTEAAADRMQAGAGEGVASTPERGKATSPLAAAKAQPRPAEKKAVRADDEAAVSPFGCALTLKFPGDSAAILAGLRSMGIRYEAGSGDRGLRQYFLIVPAPMLRGLVPYLSRYGTLILQGEPPAARTDSIAVRLRLRLPVP